CATCCTTTTACATGGTTCAAGTTAGCAAGCGAGGTCGTAACGGTGACCAAGTAGAAATTAATGACATGATACATGACAGGTAAGACAAGATGATATcatatttctttctgctgtcagTCAGAATTAGATGaaaattttgattttgttcCTCAAGCTTTTGTGAGAGATACAGTAGTGTGAACCTGGATGGTATTGAACTGAggactttcttttaaaatacccTGATgatcatctgcttttctttaccACAGCATTTCTGAGCTCTTTGGAACTGCACTTTTCAGTTATGTTTCAGCTGTATGCAGATCTTCATAGCTCCATTATCTTCTGGACTGGTATTTGTGGCTCTTTTAgctctttcaaagccaaaaGCAGAACTCTCTTTGTGTAGTTTAAAACTAGCGCAATTGtccttttcagctgctttaaacttttctttcttcttgatttGTCTCCCTTCATATTCTGAAGCTTTGGCTTTATCTTCCATGGCTCTCTTTATAACTTTTGCTTCTGTGGTTGCCAATTCCTTGTCCGGGAACATGTACAGACCAAGCCGTAGACCAAGACTAATTTCAATTCAGCAGTACAGAAGCAACATCAGGTTAAAGAAACTTAGCAGAGTATGCGTAAGAAGAGGCAGAGCAGTTGCTCTCTGTGGCTGGAAGAATGGGCTTTCACCCCACCTCCTGCCGGTGCAGCTGAGATTCAGCTTGGACTCTGAAGCTGACATGGCCTTACTGCATGGCAGATGATCCCTCTAGGCAGTAGGAGTGGCAACACTCCTCCCACTTTCTTCCTTAGTCCTAAACCTTCCTCTCCCTGACATTTCTGCTCTTAGAAACAAGGCTTGACTCCAGCTCTGCCCCCTTCCCTCACTGGCCAAAGGAGCAGATAGAGATTGCTGAAGGGCAAGGAAGATACAGGAGGATATGGTGAGGGTGGGGATAGTCAGCGTCTTGGGGGAAGTGAGCTACTGGATAGTAATGAAACTGTCTCAGACAGAATTCTGTTTGACAGCAGAAAGGAACATGATATCATCTTGTCTTACCTGTCATGTATCATGTCATTAATTTCTACTTGGTCACTGTTACGAAAAGCTTGCTAACTTGAACCATGTAAAAGGATGTCAGGTCTCAAGGTGCCCAAAGGAGATGGGGCAGAATgaatgagaaaagaagaaaagaggaaagaggaactGCTCTTACACACAGCCTTGTGAAGTTTAATgattccttctccttccccgtTATTCACTTTTAGTTCCTATATCTATGCCTTTTTTTACAAGGATGAATCTGACACCTCACCATTCTCCCTTAGGACCTCTTATCAGATCCACAACACTGGAATTTTACTTGTGTGACTAAGAAGTCAGCCTTCCACTGTAAGGAATTCCTTATTTCTAAGGTGCCATAAATAGAAGTTCACTGTTTGCCTGCACTGATTTTAGACTGTGGGTTGCTATTGCTAGCATTTagaaaaattaggaaaatgCTGTCTGAATTGAAAAAATCAAAGCTCATAAttagtttggatttttttttttccaggagtaGCCTGCAATTATGAGTACTTAGGTCACAGGATGGTTAAGACTGTATAGTATTAATGTCTTTATCTTGTGATGTTTAAGAGTATAAAGTGAAGAAACAGAGGCCAGGTACAAATGATAGCTCATTGATATCCACATATAATAAAATAGAGACAAAGTATAAATTATGAGACTGGGACTGAAAACATGTAGCATGAAGCTACCTATGTATTATCTCACCATTGCTCCACAGCATTGCCCATCCTAGGAATTTGCTGTTCACAAAGTGACTAAGTACTGCTTGAGATTTACAGAGATAAATCTTTGGCTccaaaagcatgaaaaattatGAAAGACACTGAGAACTCTGTGGGCTAACCATGAGAGAATCAAGGTTGAAAAAACTTGTGGGACTCATTCTCACATATGGCCAACTCTCATTGAGAGAAAAGCTAAGCTGTCTGAATGGCTTATACTACTTCTACATTAACAAGGTTTGGAttcatgtttaaaatgaaattaatcagAACATTGTGGATTCCCTGCCCTTGCAGATATGCAACATCTGACTGGTAaaggccctgagcaacctgttctataTCAGAAGCTAGGACCCGATGACTGTCAGCTGCCCATTCCAACTGAAGTTACTCTCTAACTCTGTGAACTTCAGGAGTTTCGCAAGTAATTGACTtttttgaactgaaaaatattacttaTCTTTTTACGTAAGTAATTAGAAGAATTAGGACTGGAATAAATAGTAGGGCCCTAGGGTCAAATTCTGTCATCTCTATGGAAATTCTTTATGTGAATTACCTTCCCATTGTAAGACTGCAGGCAAGCAAACAAGTATGGTCTTGTATCTGCAAATCTTACTGATCCTTTGAATTAGTTGTGTCTCTACACGCGTGCAATTACAGACAAACATGGAGTATGGTGGTAAAGCAATAAAAGCCTCTGTACTTCATGACACATCAGAGAGCCAAAGTCTCTGGAACATGGTTCCAACTACATTGTTTGTTTGGGGATGGAGAGAAAAAGTTGTAGCTTTCTCTGTTGGCACAAACGAGAGGACTTCTTCTGTGTGGGGTGATGGAGGTCTGGTATCTGCCTTCCAACCTGGGGCTACATCCAGACTTGTCCTTAAGAAGCCTGTTCTTTAGGTCAGACCTGCTATTACAGAAGTTACAGTGCCTCAGGTGTGGAAGGCTGTTGAAGTTTTTAGCTGTTAGCCAAATACATATCTGCCTGAGATTTGAGGACTCTAGCATCCATTCATTAGTGAGTTGGTGATTTGCCAAGTCCCAGAACAGTTTCAAagctttcagtttctgaaaacaaaggacTGAGAAAGCATGggactggtttggtttggtatttttcatttgtgtacTAGAGATGGATGGACTGCACAGCTGGTTAAGCAGGTGACTGCTGAGGAGAAGATATGACTACTCATTTTGTGCTGATGGGAGAAGTCAGCAGAATTCAGGAAGCAGCACTGAATCTATCTGCCTACATACAGGAGCAGATGTCTTTCTTTCTATCTTCCATTTATGAAGAAGTAGGTTTTAATTGGTAAGAACTACAACAAACAAGAAATAGTACCGTTTTAGAACGAAGCTACTGAAAATTAAGTGTCCTGATAATTTTAAGTGCCCTATTTCCATGACCACATCAACAGAAACTCCAGGACAAAAGTAAACATGTTAGCTCTTGCGATAAATTTCCCCATTTGCCATCTCCTGACCGGCAATAGACAAATATACAGGAAAGTGAAGGAAATTATTTGAACTATTTGTACACCAATGAAGGTAGTATcatgttattttccttcttttgcaaGCACATATTTGCTACCAGCAAGCTATGCTCCCTAGGTCCTGCCAAAATATGTGTTATCTTGGAACTAAACCAAGTAGAACATTCTACCACAAACCACCTAGCACTGGTGCCATGCTGTGCATACTGGAGTCAGGAAATAACACAGCTTTCTTACAGTAACTTAGTCCCTAAAAACCTTTCACTCTTCTGGTACTTCTCTGTGACAGTTCTCACAgatctgtttcctttctttcttcagtgaCAAAGGGAAGAATAATTTGTTAGAGAGAAACTACAACTTGCCATAACCACTGCTTCTCTTAGCATGATTATTCTTTTCAGTTACAAAGTAAGAGCCTATAAAGCTTTATAAACACCACAAAGATAGTTAGAAAATTCCTTCCCATTTCCCATTCACATGTGTTCCCTAAGGAAGTGCTGTGTCTCAGAAGGATGTAGATTATGCACGTATGCAGCTGCCTTCCAAAGCGCTTATCAGCTCTTGTTTCGGAGAGACTGAATGAATCATGATTTGTGCTGGAAGTGTTATATCTGACTAGTTTGAATTGCATGCATGAGGTTATATGGGTCCTGATATAGCCCTGTTATATGGATCCCTTCCTGGCAGAAAATTGGTCTCAGCATTGTATCTTCACCAAGATTTAGGACAGATTCTCATTCTTCATCTCTCTGTAAGCAATGAACCAACTCTGACAAAAGTCATAGAATAtgtcaagttggaagggacccatatgGATTATCAAGCCCAACTCCCTGATCCTCATAGGACTATCTAAAATTAAACCATATGATTAAGAGCATTGTCCAGACATCccttgaactctgacaggcttgGTTCCATGACCCCTTCCCTGGGGaccctgttccagtgactcaccaccgtCTCAGGGAAGaaccttttcctaatgtccaatctGAGCTTTCCCTGACTCAGTTTCATTCCagaacaatcagccactggaaCAACCTCCCCAGAGAAGCGGTGAATTCCCCAGCAATGGACACTTTTAAAGTTCAGCTGGGCAGCGTGCTGGGACATTTTGTCTAGActttgcttttgccaagaaaggttggaccagatgatccttgaggtcctttccaaactgctgttctatgattctatgatctccttGTGTCCTGTCAGTGGTCACCAGAGAGAGGTGTTCAGCACCTCCCGTTTTACTTCCCCCTTGGAGAAGTTGTAGACTGTGATGTGGTCACCTCtcggccttctcttctcccaccTGAACAAACCAAGAAACCTCAGATGCTCTTTCTTATATTGAGGCACCCAAAACTACACACAGTACTTTAGGTGGGGGTAACACCAGTGCATGTAGAGTGTGACAGTTGCCTCCCTTGACTGACTGCTTATGTTGTGCTTGATTCACCCCAGGGCATGGTTGGACATTTTGGCTACCAGGGCACACTGTCAGATGATATTCTACCAACCCACTccctcagttttctttttgtaggaCTGCTCTCCAGCCTTTTTTCCCTCAGCTTGTATGTTTAAACAGGATTACTCCATCCTGAGTGCATTCGAAATACCCCAAATGAAATGCATGTGCTTAAACGTGTTTATTATGATCAAAGGAACAACAGAGTACATCTGCAAGACCCTTTATGTACGGACACATGGGACACAATTTGAATGCCATATTTGGTCATGACGATTGAGCCAAAAAGATTTAAGGAGAAATACGAATTACAAGATTTATATAATGCATCTTTAGAAAGGGAGGAAGAGCCTTGCAGTATCAGGAGCACGGAGAGAAAGCAATTGCTGTGTCAGAGTAGGAATGGAATAGGAATGGTTGGTGCTAGTTTAGAGTTTAATCTGGGTGCTTTTGAGTGACTAGTTCCAGAGGAGTCACGATGAAGCCTGTCCATAGAGAAACCTGGCTTAGTTAGAatgctggattttatttttttttttttccctgctgacaAATTGTGGCTGTGTTGTTTCAGTGTGATGATTTGGCACTACTACTGTTAACTTGCACCATAAACATTTCTGTACATGCTCATTCTTTCTTTGGGTCCAAATCTCATTCCCTTAACTCTTCATCTATGGGTAGATAATATTACttgcagaaaggaaatgcaaaggGCCTCTGTTTTCTTGACATAATTTCTCTGAtttagctttcttcttttttcttaataaagacAAGCTTCTGGTTTCAGAAAATATGGGTGAAAATACGTATTTCTTTTTACCCTTGATACTGCAGTGCTTTGGGTCTTGCTGTGAAGGACAGAAATTCATTcagctttctttgctttaaGGGGAAAAGCATCTGCCAAAGAAGAGGATGCTGTTTGTTGGGTTGTGCTTGATCAGGAAGATGAAAGGGTGGTCAGCCCTAAACTCTTCAGAGTCACTTGCCACCTCTATCCCAGCTCCTGATGAGCCTACCACCTCGCTGCCTGCTTCATAGATTTCTACAAATGCCTCATGGACAGCTTCAGACACCTTCAGGTTCTCTGCTGCAGAGATGCCAGAGAGATTGGCTGATGAGCTGAACAGGTCAGTTATACCCAAGGCCACTAAGACAGCTGTGAGGTTATATTTTTCCTCAATCTTGACACGTGGGAGGaacacttttattttcctctcttccatTAAATCAGAACTGGTCCACTCCGTCAGTTTTTCAAAGGTGATTGCATTCTCAAGCTGCAAGGAGACAAAGAAATGAAGTCCCTGGGATGAGAGCACAACTTCCTTTGTGACAATGCAGTACcagcaatgttttttttctttttaaactgacTGTTCTTAGCATGGCATTTATCTAGGTATGTACAGATTAATGTATctaagagagaaaagcaaactaTGACTTTTTGTTCTCTgtcctgctttcctgctttctatttttaatagtcTGACTGTCAATTAATTTTATTAGTGAAATGGCTACTCAGCAAATTTCACCTAAAGTTCTTCCATGATTATCTTCTTTTCTTGTGAAACATATTCCAAAGATCATTCTGTGCTTTTGAATTGTAGTCTCTAGCTACATTTAAGGCATTCAAGTAACCAGGTGTTAATAGCAACCAATCACTAATAAGTGAACTATCATTTATTACTGAGGACATGTAGCGTTGCTCAAAGGCCTCTTCATTTTTCTAATTTAACCTCTTTGAATTACTGTACAAACATTTCAATGCACTCTCATTTATTACGTAACTTTTCATATTCAGACTAAGTATGGCCCTGCTAATGACAATATCCTGTGTCCATATTCTGTTCCTATCAACAACAGTATGTCATATACATTTTACTTTCTGAAATTGCTTTAATCATTCCAGTACCTCTCATATTCAGTATTTAGATAGTATAATTTTTGAAGGTATGAAGGAAGCATGTTGAGCACTGCCAAACCAAACAGTAATTGCAACTTTTAAAGCTAACACGAACCTCCCAGGATGCTCCACAGCATGCAGGAATGCAGATATTAAAACCTTTGGAGATCAAACTGCTGGAGTAGCAGCTGCTTAGCTGAGAAGAATCTGTTCTGCAGTGGCCAATAATTAACCCACTAAAGTAATTCCTTAAGCACTCCATGCTCAGCACAAACTATTGCAGGACCGTTGAGACAGCTGCATGTTTCTATGAAACAATCCCATGCTGCTAGTATTCAGAACTGTGCTGGTGAAGTGTTTTAGTATAGGTTTATTGTGAAGAGCCTAAATTTCACTGTGTTTAAGGTTTTATGACACTCAGCTGCCAGGGCCATACCTGCTCCAAGCCAGAGACTTCATCAGGCAACAGAACCAGCATGCTCAGCTGCCCACTGGCATATGGAAGCTCCAGGATCTTAATTTTCTCAGAAGCCACCGCTGCCACTTTAAAAGAACCAAACTGATACATCATCTGCACAGGtctgttttcttgctgcaaAACGAAACAAGATAACATAGTTTTCACAAAGATTATTCTTAGAGTGTAGAAATGGCCACTTATGATTAAAGCTACTGATTGCTCTCGTTCAGGAAGATTGTATAACATCTTGTCTACTCTCTTAATAAATTCTAGAAGACACCTCTAAGGTGATATATGTCCATGTACCTCAGTAATTCTGAAAGGCACTGCCTGGGTTTCTTCATCCTTAAATGCTTTCTCCCACAGTCCTTTGAAGTAAATGGCATTGACAAGGACCATTTCAGTCTGGGGATCCACAGAGCTCGGTTGAAGGATATTTTTGATCATTCCTTTAAAGGCATGGGAAAAAGAGACATGTATATGACACATCTGTGTATAATACTTCTTACTTGGCAATCACGATGTTAAATGAAGGGTAAAGAATTTGTAGGGAGGAGGGTATAGGGCCGCTGTAATCTTGTACTTCTGAGGTTGatttgtttgcttctgttgGCAATAGCTGTTGTTTCCTCTCTGTGTAAAGAATTATAATGGAAGATAAAATATACCTAAAGATTTTCTTGTTAGAAAATGAGTAAAACTGTATATTTTGTGACAATGGGAAGAACTATTGGAATCGTTTATCCCAGGATGGTCTCCAACCCAAACAGTAAACATAAGTACTTCTTGTTTCCAACCAAAGTTGAAAGGACATGACTATGTAAAGAAGGtagcaggaaaggaagaaaccaGAATTTCACTCTACTTTCATCTTAtacttgttcttttttattctgctgTCCTTATGCACACAGCAAGCTCTTCCCTCAGTCTTTTCCCACTACTAGCTTAGTTATGGCCTGGTTTTCTGCTTCCAAGTGTGACACAATACCAGAGGTTCTTTGATTGTGAACATTATCATTTCAGCTAAAATTCATCATCTTATATCTGTGTTTGCTGATATAAAGAGTCCTCTAAAAGAGATgtttctgaggggaaaaaaaagcactaaAACTTTAAATGATAGCTCATTATCTGGGAACTGAGTTATTATCCAGGAGAAGGACAGAGGGAGATGTTTAGAGGGTTTTGTCTCCTGAGAAAGCATTCTCATATGCTGCTCAAACGTGGTGATAGAAGGGAAAATACCTATGCTGATACTTGGCTTGCTCTTACCGTTAGTCTGGCTTTCAACCCAGGAATTGATGAGCTCTCTGGCTTGATCTGCAGCTGTTTGAAAGCTGACAGTTTCCAAACCTCCATTATATAGTTCCTTCACACATTGTAAGTATTCCTTCAGAGGAAGAGTAAGAAGTTTTTAGATCAGAATGTCAAAGCATTTTGCAAAAGTGAAATACAAGACTGAAATTAAGATATATGAATAATGTGCTTATTAAAGGTAATCAGTAAGACATAATTCTAGTTCTAAAGCCTCTTAAGATCTGATATTCATTGCATCAAGCAAGAGTATATGCTCAcatgtttaaaaatgttctcCAGAACTGAGCTCTATCAAAAATGGAATTAATTTCAATTGAAATATGGGGGTTTATTCATTTTGCCAGCTTTTAAACTTATTTTGCAATAGTATTTTCCtctaatttcaaattaaatattcctttcaaagggaaaacttgaaatatttttgagaacctgaagttatttttcaggtttgttGAGAAAAAGGTTGAAGTTAACTTTATTAATTATAATTTGGCAGGATTGGATCATGATTGTACTTTGCACAAACATCTTTTTAGCTAGGAATGTGTTTTCTTGAGACTGTAGAGGGTCTTTAAGGTTGTGATAGAGAGAAGCCGTGAATCCTGCTTTCCATATGGAAGAAAATTTCTTTAGCAGAACCTAAACTTCCGACAGTGCTTTTGCATTACAGAATGGTACAGCTTTGACATGGAAATAAATACACTCAGATCAGGTTTTAGAGCAACTCACCGGTAGGATTGGGTATGACTCTTCAGCATAAAGTCTACTGGCAAGGTTGAGTGAATAATTGTCTTTTGGTTGGGTGATTTGAGCGAACGTGTTTTTAAGCGAATTGTGGACACTTAGAGCTGAGCCACACTGAAAGGATACATAAATACAAAGATAGATTATGTTATTCTAGTTTTAGTACTTAGAATATCTTTTATACTATATGAGAAAAATAGAGTAGTTCAGACACTTCTGCTTATGAAACTGTTGTTCATCCTGTACATCTTGTTGATATAACTGATGTAGTTTTCTAATGTGTAAAATTCTGTGCTGTTTTTATACTGTAATTTCTTCATACCTCTCTCAGGGGAGCTTTCAATTGCCTGCTACATTATCTAGCTCCAGCAGATCAGATAGGCTTTCCTTCATTCCCAACCAGTCCCATTTAATCAGTAACATCCAGCTACCTTGTCTACACATGCAAATTTTCCTTATATGCTCAATATTATGGTGCTAGGTTTCATCCTATGCCTGTTCTGAATCCTCTCTTACCTCCTTTCTCACTCTATTCATATGAACAAAGTGTTCACCCAAACTGGGGGATGCAGAACACcagctgctcatcagagaggtATTGGAACTGCAAGAGACTGGTTTATCTGCTAGATTTTGCTCACAGGAGAAAGTGACATAGAGAAAGagatgaaattatttctgtacCTGAGATTCAACAGTGTCTCCAAACCCTGTGATTTTATCAAAGTGAACAACCTGTAATTGAAAATAATAGTAGTTGAAATAACAGGTATGACAAAAATGAAAGTTATGCTACTAGGATTAATACATCATTCTTGAAGGAAACCTCTTAGCTAACTGTGAATCTGGGTGACTCAAAGGGTGCAATCGATCTGCAACCTCTGTGAATAGCTGGGCCTACTGTTCCCTGCTTAGAtgatctctttttctgttgaaCATCTATAAATCACTTTCAGTGCGTGCCATTAATAATACTAACTTTCTTCTGGGTAACAAGCCAGGCAATATCTGTGAAGAAAGTGAGAGCTATAGGAAACtcatgtgaaatattttgtagTTTGAGCACATGTTCTGGCTCTTCTCTGGAAGTTTTATCTGCTCTCCTGACTCTATACAAAGGACACTAGAACGTGTTGTTGTCTTTGAGAATCCTACAGCTAACAATGATAAAATTTAAATCCAGTTTCAAGATTTCTGGCTAATTCATTTGTTTAACACTATGGGAGTTAGAGGTGGCCACAGCTTTTGATAAATCTGAATAGAGATTTTTTAGCTTCTGGGCTATGCAAGGGACATTGTCATATAATTTATTGCTGTGGCTCTATTGAGCTGCAAGAAGGTTTAAGTCTTTCACTGAGGCCTCACCTGATCTATCTGAGCCCTGGTGGTTTCTCTTGCACCTAGGTAGACCATGGACAGAGCTGAAATGATGCTCAGGGGGGAGTAGTAGATGTTCTTGTTGACATGCTGGACTCTCAGCTCCCTGAATACATCAATACAAAATTCTGTGCTTGCTGCACCGATGGACCCCATTGTGAAACCAGTATTGcctaaaacaaacagcagaagtaCAATGACAATGTAAGGATGGAATACTGTACAAACACAGCAcaatacactttaaaaatagcttttagtCAATGAAATATAAACAAGTAGTTTTGAAGTCATTCTTTGGTAACATGCCTATTGCTATGCTCATTTCTCATACATGTTGAAAAATCCATACTCATAAATCTGTTTCTGTCACATTTGTATTCAGTTGCCTTTTTGGCAGTACAGTTCCTCGGCAGTCTAAAATTTGTATGTGGTTTATGTTTATCTTTTTAAAGCAGTCAAACAACAATTGCCTGTTCTTATTTTCATTCAGTGAAGGCTAGAATTCCTTGGTACTCTGTAGTACCttgatgaaaacaagaaaatatgaTCTGTCTTTGGTAGACTTGCAAAGCTGTGAATTTCAAGTGCAAATTTCAGTAGATTTACTCTAGGTTTGGACAGTTACAAGTAAAAGCAGAGGACagttgatgtttttattttccaaaaatacACAAGTGCagtaaaatatctattttttgCACAGCACTTCCTGTCAGTAGATCTTCAAAGGCTTGTATCTTTACCTTTGTTTTAATAATGGAAGCATGGACAGGCAATATAATTTGTCTAAGGTCACCTAATCTAGGAGAGGGACTGATGCACAGAATTATTATTCCACCATATTGTGCTTTCAGATATAGCTTGCTTTGCCtgaatacatttatatatactACAGTATAAAATTTATGAGAAATTTGATTTTGTTAGTGACATTCAAATGGAATAGAAGTGCAGACATGATAAAATAGCAATGCCTACCATAATACAGCACTGTTAAATGAATACTTGTTTGTGCATAGACCAGCAAaagttttgtatttgtttctgtctAAGGTTTCTGGAAGTGCTAGACAGTGTAAGTTCTCTGTGCAACTGTGCTTATATAAAGGTCTAGGTCAGCATGAATCTAGTTTCCTTCCTGTGATTTATGGAAATTGTGAAAGTGTGATGTCCTTCAAAATTCAGCCCTTTATGCAGGTGCTTAATGCTGGGATCTCAACTTTGCTTTTGGAGCATTAAACTCTACCAAGGTTTTTAGTGACCATGTTCATGGGTATAAACGTACACTCTCACAGAtatttctcttattttcctttccgGATACAAGTTCACATTTATAGATTATGGTAGAAACATAAGTCTGTACACCCACACAGATTTTATCTTGCGTATTGTTCACCAGCTGTATCTTCCAGAGATGCAATTGTTAGCGAAATTTCACACTAAACTAAACCTAGTATATTTACTAAATGCCACAGTTCTGCTATCAGTGGACTTTGTTGAACCAGAGGTCAACCAAGCAAATTTATTCTTGGTTGTcaaaaatcaaatttaaaagaTACTGAAAGAGAGGGTAAGCTGCTCTTAAATAAGGTATTTTAAGCATAAAATAATAAGCACAAAGAATAAACTTGTAAAAAGTTGTCTGAAAACAAATACTCAGGTTTTACACataataaaaatgcataaacatAGGTGAGAAGATTTTTAGAGAATATCGTGTAAATATTCAGTCCTTGTAGATACCGAAGATAACACAATAGTTGCTCTCTTCTTAAGTTTAGGCataaaaaaggaataatatAGTGAGAAGGTAAGTTTTCCTAGAGAAATGCTTACCTTTCGAGCTTCAGCACCAAAGGCAATACAGCTTTCTAGCTGTATGTAGAGACTGTCTGAACCCTTGGGAATTTATACAATTCTGAATTGTGACCTACCCgctgctgctcttcagaagTTTGACCTTTGACACCATACAAATAATTTAATGGGATTAGGTCAGAATTGAGTTTCAATGGGCCCTTTTTTGATTGAAGGACTAGCAAATATTAGGTTTTTATTCCATGTAACAATGTGTTCTCCAAGAGTACATCAGGATTTGTGGATTGAAGAGCAGGAAACAGTGCTCATGTTCCTTTAAGCTTCACTTGCAACTAGGTAGTGAGATGttagtgaaaacaaaaaatgtgaaAACCTTGGTGCTAGAAAATATAATCAGTAGTTATTAGTCTGTCAGTAACTAGTCAAATTGTTATTATGGTTGTATTAACTGATCAAAACTCTCAACTGATCCTTTTTGAATGTAAAAAGTGCAGCTGAGCTGTTAGACAAAAAGTAAGAGCAGAACTTGGCCTATTATTCTATTGACAAATAAAGAAGGATGCCTGTAAGAAAACCAGTTGAGATGAAATTCAAAAGCATGTAAATTTCTTTGAAAAGTTGGGATATTTAAGAAAGATCTTTTGATGAGTGTGAAGGTTTCATAGCAAACTATTTTGTTCTCAGGGAGTAATAGCAAAACAAAGCctcagacaaagaaaaaaaataatcacttcCAAATATGTTTGTGGTATGCACTCGCAATGTACCTCTCTGATCTTCCACGGGTTACTTAATAGCCTGGCAGATGACAGAGGAATTGTGAAATCCAGATAAAAGAGAGTTCATGGTCTGTGGGACAATCATAATATAAAATAGCAAATATATTTGAGTTATAAAAGCATTTGTTCTGTATAAAAGCTATTGTGCTGTGTTGAAATAATAGAATGGACAAACAGTGAAGAAACCATTCTGACCTCTGTAAAGTACTATGTGATTTAAAATAAGGCAGGGGGATTCCAAAGTCAGTACAACATAATTCTTCAGAACATAGGGACATGACTGTGATCTCCGTTAAGGAGAAGAGGTAGGCTCCTGTACTACTGCCAAAAGCTTAAACACTGCAATTTTCTTTGCCACAGTCCGATTccttttgtgaaaataaatgtacCGTAGAAAACTACATTCTCTTTGATGAGTTGGTGTCTCCAAGGCAGTCTGAGGACTTAAGCAAGACAAGAATGTACTGGAAGTATTATTTTTTTGGAAGGTCTCTGCTCTACAGATGTCAGCCaagtgttttggtttgattttgtttgtggttttttgttttcccacagGTAGTCTGACAGACATGTATCTATACTTAAGCACAGAAtaatacttctctttttaaagtcaGGCCTACTTCTTGTACTTTTTCAGCCTTTAACAAAGCTTAAAAATCTTATC
This sequence is a window from Lathamus discolor isolate bLatDis1 chromosome 2, bLatDis1.hap1, whole genome shotgun sequence. Protein-coding genes within it:
- the LOC136008369 gene encoding ovalbumin-like; the protein is MGSIGAASTEFCIDVFRELRVQHVNKNIYYSPLSIISALSMVYLGARETTRAQIDQVVHFDKITGFGDTVESQCGSALSVHNSLKNTFAQITQPKDNYSLNLASRLYAEESYPILPEYLQCVKELYNGGLETVSFQTAADQARELINSWVESQTNGMIKNILQPSSVDPQTEMVLVNAIYFKGLWEKAFKDEETQAVPFRITEQENRPVQMMYQFGSFKVAAVASEKIKILELPYASGQLSMLVLLPDEVSGLEQLENAITFEKLTEWTSSDLMEERKIKVFLPRVKIEEKYNLTAVLVALGITDLFSSSANLSGISAAENLKVSEAVHEAFVEIYEAGSEVVGSSGAGIEVASDSEEFRADHPFIFLIKHNPTNSILFFGRCFSP